TCCAGGAGAAGGGCAGGCGGGCGAGTTCGGTGATGGTGGTTCGTCCCGCCACGCTGCGCTGACGGCCTGCTGATTCGGAAAGATGCAGAGCCGCGGCTCGTGCTGCGATCTCTCTCGCGATCCTCTCTCCGAGTGCGTGATCCGGTATCGGGGTCAGGGCACCGGTGCCGGTGAGCTGACCCGATGACCGACGCTGCGGTGGCGATTTTCCCGGAGTGCGGAACCGCAAGTGCCGACGGGGCCGACACCGATCGGTGGGGTGAATACCGGGTGCCTGGTCTTGCCGATCGTCACTTCCCAGTCCGTGGTGTGGAGTAGTCGGTGGTGGGTGCCGCAGAGCAACACGAGGTTGTCGAGGTCGGTGGGTCCGCCGTCCGCCCAATGCCTGATGTGGTGGCCCTCGCACCAGGCGGCGGTGGCTCCGCAGCCGGGGAAGGCGCAGCCACCGTCGCGGGCAGCGAGCGCTGTGCGTTGGGCCCTGGTGACGGTGCGGCGGGTGCGTCCCACACTCAGTGGGGCGCCGTGCTCGTCGAGCACGATCGCGGTGACGTTCGCGTCGCAGCCGAGGAGGCGGGCGGTGTTGATGGTCAGTGGCCCCATCCACGGCGACCACGCGATACCCCGCCGATCCGCGAGATCAGTCAGGTCGTCCGTGTCATCCGAGCCGTCCGTGTCATCCGCGTCGTCCGTGCTGTCGGTGCTGTCGGTGCTGTCCGTGTTGTCCGGGTGGTGGGGGTCCTGCGGGGGCCGCGTGTTCGCCGTGGCACCCGCGCCGGCATGTCGGCGGGCATACTCTTCCCGCCGGTCCTGACCCAGATCCCGCGCATGTACGTGTACCGACAGGTGCGGACGCTCACCGCCCTCGACGCCCAGATCGCCGAACGCGAGCAGCATCGACAACAACTGGGTGAGTCCGTCCGCGCGGCGCTGCCGCGGCGCACGAGCATCCGGCGTTCCCTCAGATGCGGGCTGTGGGGCCGAGTATTTCGACAGGGCGGTCAGCAGCATCTCCCCGGTCACTGCGTCCACGTCACCACGAATCGCGACCCGACCATTCAACGTCTTCGACACGTACAGCTCGTTACGGTCGGTGTCCTCACTGGCGGGCTGGTCGTCGGTTTCGAAGATCGCCTCCAACTTCGCAATCGCCATGCGGACTCCGTCGGTACGCGCCAACGGCCCGTCCGCCGCCGCCAGCAACGCCGCCACACACCCCGGTAGTGCCTCCGCGGGCATGCCTTTCGGGGGCTTCGTGCAGAACCGGACGATCAGCAACGCGTGCTCGAACGCGATCCGACCTTCATCGAACGCCTCCGCTACCGCGGGATGCTCGGCCAACCCGGCACCGAGTTCCACGATCCGCCCCGCCGCACCCGGCGACACCACCGTCACCGACGACAACCACCCCTTCGTCGACGCGAACCCGTGATCCTCCCGCGTACACCGACGTTCCACCTCGGCGACCACAGCCACCCGCTGCGCCTCCCACACCGCGATCTTCGCGCTCAACGCGACAGCGTCACACAACAACTCACGAGTGGTCCGTTCCCGGAAACGATCCCCCTGATACCCCATACACACACATTATCTCGCACAGCTGTTCGATTCAAGGCTTGTTCCGGATCCGTTCGCGGCGGTCGCCGCGACGACGACGGCGAGCCGTCACACCAGCCAGATGGCTTGTGCCGCCGGATTTCCCAGGTCGATGGTTGTTTCGGCATCGCCGATGCGCACCGAGATCGTGCCCGCGAAGTCCCGTCGTTCCAGAATCTCGACCTGCACGTCGAGGGCGACGCCGACCGAATCGAAGTAGCGAAGCATCTCGGGGTCGGAGTCCGAGATCCGCGCGATCCGCCCGCTCTCGCCCCCGGCGAACTCGCTGAGCTGACGCGCGGGCGGAGTGGGGACCGAACCGTCGACCGCGGGGATCGGGTCGCCGTGCGGGTCCCGTTCGGGGTGCCCGAGTTTGGCATCCATGCGCGCGATCATCAGGTCGGACACCGCGTGCTCGAGAACCTCGGCCTCGTCGTGCACCTCGTCCCAGCCGTAGCCGAGTTCGTTGACCAGGTACGTCTCGATCAGCCGGTGCCGCCGCACCATTCCGACGGCGGCGACTCGGCCTGCCTCGGTGAGCTCGATCGAGCCGTACCGCGCGTGGTCGACGAGGCCCTGGTCGGCGAGCTTACGGACGGCCTCGGACACGGTCGAGGCGGAGACCCCGATCTTCTCGGCGAGCAGCTTGGTCGAGACCCGTTCCTGGGACCACTCCTGGACGGTCCAGATGACCTTCAGGTAGTCCTGGGCCACCGGCGTCAGGGTGTCTGCGCTCGCCGGCGTGGCGGCCGGTGAGCGGTCGGTACGGTGCGGACTCACACAGCGAGCTTAGGCTACGCACGCTCACCCGAGCGGTTCACCCGCGATCCCGACGTGACCATCCGGCGCTCACGCCGTAGGCTTCCACTCGTGCTGAGATGGCGTGGTCTCGACGAGGTTCCTGCCGACTGGGGTCGGTGCGTGCTCACGATCGGCGTGTTCGACGGTGTCCACCGTGGGCACGCGCAACTGATCAGTCGCGCGGTCGAGGCGGCGCACGAGCGCGGAATTCCCAGTGTGCTCATGACTTTCGATCCGCACCCGATGGAAGTGGTACGTCCGGGCAGTCACCCCGCCCAGTTGACGACCCTGGCCAGGCGGGCCGAGCTGGCCGAGGAACTGGGCATCGACGTGTTCTGCGTGATGCCGTTCACGGCCGAGTTCATGAAGCTCACCCCCGAGCGGTACGCGCACGAGATCCTCGTCGAGCGCCTGCACGTCGCGGAAGTCGTGGTGGGGGAGAACTTCACGTTCGGCAAGAAGGCGGCGGGAAACGTGGACCTGCTGCGCCGGATCGGCTCCCGGTTCGGTTTCGCGGTGGACGGGGTGACGCTGCTCGGTGAACACGCCGTGACGTTCTCCTCGACCTACATCCGCGCCTGCGTGGACGCCGGTGACATGGCGGCGGCCAACGAGGCGCTCGGCCGCCCGCATCGAGTGGAGGGCGTCGTCGTCCACGGCGACGGTCGCGGCAAGCAACTCGGCTTCCCGACGGCCAACGTGGCGCCGCCCATGCACTCGGCCATTCCCGCGGACGGGGTCTACGCGGCCTGGTTCACCGTTCTCGGGCACGGGGAGAAACTCGGTTCGGTGATCCCGGGCGAGCGGTACATGGCCGCCGTGTCGGTGGGGACCAATCCCACGTTCTCCGGACGCGCCCGCACCGTCGAGGCGTTCGTCCTCGACGGCGAGGCGGACCTGTACGGCCAGCACGTGGCGGTGGACTTCGTCGCTCGGCTGCGAGGGATGACCAAGTTCGATTCCGTCGACGCCCTCGTGGAACAGATGGGCGAGGACGCGGTGGACGCCCGCCGCGCGCTGTCCGAGGCCGGTGGCTGAGCGCCCCCGCCGGGGAATCGGCTCGCCGCACGGCTGGTAGGATGCTCGGTTGGCGTGTGCTGCGGTTCGCGGTGGCTGCGCCGAGTTTCGATCCTTGCACGCGAACGTCATCACCAGGAGTGAACACGTGGCTCTGACCACCGAAGAGAAGAAGCAGGTCCTCACCGAGTACGGCCTGCACGAGACCGACACCGGTTCGCCGGAGGCGCAGGTGGCACTGCTCACCAAGCGCATCGTCGGACTCACCGAGCACCTCAAGGAGCACAAGCACGATCACCACTCGCGTCGTGGTCTGCTGCTGCTGGTCGGCCGTCGTCGCCGGCTGCTCAAGTACGTCCAGAAGGTCGACATCGCGCGTTACCGCACGCTGATCGAGCGTCTCGGCCTGCGTCGCTGAGTGCTTCTGCGTTCTTCCGCAATGCCCGTCTCTCCGTCAGGGGAGGCGGGCATTGCGGCATCCGGGGGAGCCGACATGCGCGGATCGGACGGAACCGGGTCCCTCGGCTGGTAGTGTTCGTGGGGGTTTGCGGGTGATCCTCAGCGGTGGTAGCCACTCTGCCGAGAGGGTGCATCGCCCCGCCCGCGCCGAAACGCCTCCGAAGGCGGTTTCCGGCGCATGTGCAGTTCTCGGGCCCCAACCAGCTGGTCGGTCCTCGGTAGTGGTTGCCGGAAGCCGAAACTCGCATCGCAGGGCAGTGCCCCGGTGCGGGAGTAGAGCCTCCCGGCAACTTCGATCGATGGCCGCCGCAGCGGAAGTGGTGTTTCCCCGCGTGGGCCGGGCCCGGAAGACGAGACGAAGAGAAAAGACGAAGATGACAGAAAATGCAGTAGTCGAGATCGACGAGGGTGTCTACGAAGCCACCGCCGTCATCGACAACGGGTCCTTCGGGACCCGGACCCTCCGGTTCGAGACCGGTCGGCTGGCCCAGCAGGCTGCCGGAGCGGTCGTCGCCTACCTGGACGACGAGACCATGCTCCTGTCGGCGACCAGCGCCAGCAAGCACCCCAAGGAGCACTTCGACTTCTTCCCCCTCACGGTGGACGTCGAGGAGCGTATGTACGCCGCGGGCCGGATTCCCGGTTCGTTCTTCCGCCGCGAGGGCCGCCCCTCCACCGACGCGATCCTCACCTGTCGCCTGATCGACCGGCCCCTGCGCCCGTCGTTCGTCGACGGACTCCGCAACGAGATCCAGGTCGTCGTCACGGTGATGAGCCTGGATCCGCAGGATCTCTACGACGTCGTCGCGATCAACGCCGCGTCGGCATCCACCCAGATCGCCGGCCTGCCGTTCTCCGGCCCGGTCGGCGGTGTGCGCGTCGCGCTGATCACGTCCCCGGAGAACCCGGCGGGTCAGTGGGTTGCGTTCCCGACCGTCGAGCAGCTCGAGAACGCCGTGTTCGACATGGTCGTCGCGGGTCGAGTCGTCGCCGGTTCGGGTGCGGACGCCGATGTCGCGATCATGATGGTCGAGGCCGAGGCCACCGACAACGTGATTTCCCTCGTGGAGGGTGGCGCGCAGGCGCCGACCGAGGCGATCGTGGCCGAGGGCCTCGAGGCGGCCAAGCCGTTCATCGCGCGTCTGTGCGCGGCGCAGTCGGCTCTCGCGTCGAAGGCCGCCAAGCCGACCGGTGAGTACCCGGTGTTCCCCGCCTACGAGGCCGACGCCTACGAGGCGGTCGAGTCGGTGGCCGGTGGCAAGCTGGCCGAGGCGCTCACCATCGCGGGCAAGCAGGAGCGTGACGACCGCACGGACGAGATCAAGGGCGAGGTGCTCGTCTCCCTCGAGGAGAAGTTCGCCGGCCGCGAGAAGGAGATCGGCGCGGCGTTCCGCTCGCTGACCAAGAAGCTGGTGCGTCAGCGGATCCTCCGTGACCAGTTCCGCATCGACGGCCGCGGCATCACCGATATCCGGTCGCTGTCCGCCGAGGTCGCGGTCATCCCGCGTACCCACGGCAGCGCGCTGTTCGAGCGGGGCGAGACCCAGATCTTGGGCGTCACCACCCTGGACATGGTCAAGATGGCGCAGCAGATCGACTCGCTCGGGCCGGAGAAGTCCAAGCGGTACATGCACCACTACAACTTCCCGCCGTACTCGACCGGTGAGACCGGCCGCGTCGGATCGCCCAAGCGGCGCGAGATCGGCCACGGTGCCCTCGCCGAGCGCGCGCTCGTCCCGGTGCTGCCCAGCGTCGAGGAGTTCCCGTACGCGATCCGTCAGGTGTCCGAGGCGCTCAGCTCCAACGGCTCGACGTCCATGGGTTCGGTCTGTGCCTCGACCCTGTCGCTGTACAACGCCGGTGTTCCCCTCAAGGCGCCGGTCGCGGGCATCGCGATGGGACTCGTCTCCGACGAGGTCGACGGAGAGACCCGCTACGTGGCCCTCACCGACATCCTCGGTGCCGAGGACGCGTTCGGGGACATGGACTTCAAGGTCGCCGGGACCAAGGACTTCGTCACCGCGCTGCAGTTGGACACCAAGCTCGACGGTATCCCCTCGCAGGTGCTCGCGGGAGCGTTGTCGCAGGCCAAGGATGCGCGCACCACGATTCTCGAGGTCATGGCCGAGGCCATCGACGCACCCGACGAGATGAGCCCGTACGCACCGCGGATCACCACGATCAAGGTTCCCGTCGACAAGATCGGTGAGGTCATCGGCCCCAAGGGCAAGATGATCAACTCGATCACCGAGGAGACCGGCGCGAGCATCTCCATCGAGGACGACGGCACCGTGTTCGTCGGTGCCGCGGACGGCCTGTCCGCGCAGGCGGCGATCGACAAGATCAACGCCATCGCGAACCCGCAGTTGCCGAAGGTGGGCGAGCGGTTCCTCGGCACGGTCGTCAAGACGACCGCGTTCGGTGCGTTCGTGTCGTTGCTGCCCGGTCGTGACGGATTGGTGCACATCAGCAAGCTCGGCGGCGGCAAGCGCATCGCCAAGGTCGAGGACGTGGTGAGCGTCGGATCCAAGATCCGCGTGGAGATCGCCGATATCGACAACCGCGGCAAGATCTCCCTCGTCCCGGTCGAGGAGAACGCGGATTCCACCGCGGAGGCTCCCGCTGCCGAGGCGGAGGCTGCGGAAGCTACCGAGTAGGAAACCTGCCCTGCCCCGCGTTCCGGGGCCGGTCGGCATGCAGAGAGACCCCGCACACCCAGTGTGTGCGGGGTCTCTCTGCGTCCGGGATGTGTCGTGTCTCATTTCCTCGACGTCTCCGCGCGGCATCGTGGGCGAACATCCGGTGAACTCGGGCGCGGGGGCTTGCATCCGGGCGCGCTCCCTGGTCGCCTGGTAGAGGACGCGCGCGGTCTCCGACGAGGCAGCCGCCGCGTCGATCCAGTCGGGGCGACGAATGACCACATGGGGTAGAGGAGTGGACGATGTTGCTTCGTATGCCGGGCGTGGGGCGGCCCGAGACGACTGCGCGCCTCCTCGGGGAACTGCTCGAGTCCGAATCACTGGGGCCCGGGACCCGGGTGCTCGACCTCTGCGGGGGTACCGGTGTGCTCAGTGTGCGGGCATGCTCTGCCGGCGCGGGCTGGGTGACTGCCGTGGATCGATCGCATCGTGGCGCGATGACCACGTGGCTCAACGCGAAACTCAACCGACAGACCGTGCGCGTGGTGTGCGGCGATCTGGCCGAACCCGTCCGAACCCTCGAATTCGATCTGATCCTGGCCGGGCCGACCGCGGATCCCGAGCGCCTCGAACGCCTGTGCAACCAGGTCCCGGCACTGCTCGCCGAGCGGGGCAAGTTCGTCCTCGTCCAGGCGGAGGACGCCGTCGACGCCACGTGCGCATTGCTCGACAGCGTCGGGTTGCTCGTCGCGGTGGGTGAGCGCCGCGACCACGGTGACGGTGCGGTCCGAGCGGTCACCGCGATCCGCTGACCGTACGGTCCGCCGAATCTCCGACGGGTGATTCGGGCCCAGGTCGGCTCGTTTTCGGCGAAATCTGCCCTGGCCGACAGTGTTCGGTGGTTCCCTGAACAGGTGAGCACTGCGCCCGCCGTGAACACGCGTAAGGGTCAGACCCTCAACCTACTCCTGGCAACCTGGGTGTCGGCCATCAACTTCTGGGCCTGGAACATGATCGGCCCGTTGTCCACGCCGTACTCGGAGCGTCTGTCGCTCGACGCGACCTCGGCCTCGGTGATGGTGGCGATGCCGATCCTCGTGGGCTCACTCGGACGCATCGTCGTCGGTGCCCTGACCGACCGCTACGGCGGGCGCACGATGTTCATCGCGATCTCGGTCGCGTCGATCCTGCCCGTTCTCGCGGTGGGTTTCGCCGGGTCGATCGACTCCTACGTGCTGCTGCTGGTCTTCGGCTTCTTCCTCGGCATCGCGGGAACCGTCTTCGCCGTGGGTATCCCGTTCGCGAACAACTGGTACGACGCCTCGCGCCGCGGTTTCGCGACCGGCGTGTTCGGGATGGGCATGGTCGGCACCGCGTTGTCGGCCTTCTTCACGCCGCGGTTCGTCGACTGGTTCGGACTGATGACGACCCACGTGGTCGTCGCGATCGCACTCGCCGTCACCGCACTCGTGTGCGTGGCAGTCATGCGGGAGGCGCCGGCGTTCACCCCCAACACCGATCCGGTGCTTCCCAAACTGGCGGCGGCAGCGAAACTGCGGGTCACGTGGGAGATGTCCTTCCTCTACGCCATCGTGTTCGGCGGGTTCGTCGCGTTCAGCAACTACCTGCCGACCTACATCAAGGCGATCTACGATTTCACCACCGTCGACGCCGGAAGCCGTACGGCGGCGTTCGCGCTCGCGGCGGTGATCGCCAGGCCTGTCGGCGGCGCGCTCTCGGATCGCATCCCACCGAAGTACGTGGTGCTGGTGTCGCTCGGTGGCACCGCCGCCATGGCCGTGGTCGCGACACTCGAACCACCGCCGGACTTCTGGTCGGCGGTCACCTTCACCGCGATGGCACTGTTCCTCGGAGTGGGCACCGGCGGTGTGTTCGCCTGGGTGGCCCGCCGTGCCCCTGGCAACAGCGTCGGATCGGTCACCGGAATCGTCGCTGCCGCGGGCGGAGTCGGGGGCTACTTCCCACCTCTGGTGATGGGAGCGACGTACGACACGGTCGGTGAGGACTACACGTTCGGATTGCTGCTGCTCGCCGCGACGGCGTTCGCGGCATTCCTGTACACGGTGTTCCGACTCGGCGCGCACGAGCCCGCACGGACGAAGACCTGAGGAGCGCAGATGGCTGATACGCACATCGGAGGCCCGATCGAGGATCTGCTCGTCTCCAGCGGGCGGTTCTTCACGCCGGGGCGGATCTCGGACGATCTGCGCACCGTGGAACGGGAAGGCGGCCGCGCCGGTGACATGTTCTATCGCGACCGTTGGAGCCACGACAAGGTGGTCCGCTCCACCCACGGGGTGAACTGCACGGGCTCGTGCTCATGGAAGATCTATGTCAAGGACGGTGTGATCACCTGGGAGACACAGGAAACCGACTATCCCTCGGTGGGCCCCGACCGGCCCGAGTACGAACCGCGCGGGTGCCCGCGCGGCGCCGCGTTCTCCTGGTACACGTACTCCCCGACGCGAGTCCGCTATCCCTACGCCCGTGGGGTGCTGGTGGAG
This genomic interval from Rhodococcus triatomae contains the following:
- a CDS encoding polyribonucleotide nucleotidyltransferase gives rise to the protein MTENAVVEIDEGVYEATAVIDNGSFGTRTLRFETGRLAQQAAGAVVAYLDDETMLLSATSASKHPKEHFDFFPLTVDVEERMYAAGRIPGSFFRREGRPSTDAILTCRLIDRPLRPSFVDGLRNEIQVVVTVMSLDPQDLYDVVAINAASASTQIAGLPFSGPVGGVRVALITSPENPAGQWVAFPTVEQLENAVFDMVVAGRVVAGSGADADVAIMMVEAEATDNVISLVEGGAQAPTEAIVAEGLEAAKPFIARLCAAQSALASKAAKPTGEYPVFPAYEADAYEAVESVAGGKLAEALTIAGKQERDDRTDEIKGEVLVSLEEKFAGREKEIGAAFRSLTKKLVRQRILRDQFRIDGRGITDIRSLSAEVAVIPRTHGSALFERGETQILGVTTLDMVKMAQQIDSLGPEKSKRYMHHYNFPPYSTGETGRVGSPKRREIGHGALAERALVPVLPSVEEFPYAIRQVSEALSSNGSTSMGSVCASTLSLYNAGVPLKAPVAGIAMGLVSDEVDGETRYVALTDILGAEDAFGDMDFKVAGTKDFVTALQLDTKLDGIPSQVLAGALSQAKDARTTILEVMAEAIDAPDEMSPYAPRITTIKVPVDKIGEVIGPKGKMINSITEETGASISIEDDGTVFVGAADGLSAQAAIDKINAIANPQLPKVGERFLGTVVKTTAFGAFVSLLPGRDGLVHISKLGGGKRIAKVEDVVSVGSKIRVEIADIDNRGKISLVPVEENADSTAEAPAAEAEAAEATE
- a CDS encoding metal-dependent transcriptional regulator; its protein translation is MSPHRTDRSPAATPASADTLTPVAQDYLKVIWTVQEWSQERVSTKLLAEKIGVSASTVSEAVRKLADQGLVDHARYGSIELTEAGRVAAVGMVRRHRLIETYLVNELGYGWDEVHDEAEVLEHAVSDLMIARMDAKLGHPERDPHGDPIPAVDGSVPTPPARQLSEFAGGESGRIARISDSDPEMLRYFDSVGVALDVQVEILERRDFAGTISVRIGDAETTIDLGNPAAQAIWLV
- a CDS encoding nitrate/nitrite transporter, whose product is MSTAPAVNTRKGQTLNLLLATWVSAINFWAWNMIGPLSTPYSERLSLDATSASVMVAMPILVGSLGRIVVGALTDRYGGRTMFIAISVASILPVLAVGFAGSIDSYVLLLVFGFFLGIAGTVFAVGIPFANNWYDASRRGFATGVFGMGMVGTALSAFFTPRFVDWFGLMTTHVVVAIALAVTALVCVAVMREAPAFTPNTDPVLPKLAAAAKLRVTWEMSFLYAIVFGGFVAFSNYLPTYIKAIYDFTTVDAGSRTAAFALAAVIARPVGGALSDRIPPKYVVLVSLGGTAAMAVVATLEPPPDFWSAVTFTAMALFLGVGTGGVFAWVARRAPGNSVGSVTGIVAAAGGVGGYFPPLVMGATYDTVGEDYTFGLLLLAATAFAAFLYTVFRLGAHEPARTKT
- the rpsO gene encoding 30S ribosomal protein S15, which encodes MALTTEEKKQVLTEYGLHETDTGSPEAQVALLTKRIVGLTEHLKEHKHDHHSRRGLLLLVGRRRRLLKYVQKVDIARYRTLIERLGLRR
- a CDS encoding 50S ribosomal protein L11 methyltransferase produces the protein MLLRMPGVGRPETTARLLGELLESESLGPGTRVLDLCGGTGVLSVRACSAGAGWVTAVDRSHRGAMTTWLNAKLNRQTVRVVCGDLAEPVRTLEFDLILAGPTADPERLERLCNQVPALLAERGKFVLVQAEDAVDATCALLDSVGLLVAVGERRDHGDGAVRAVTAIR
- a CDS encoding HNH endonuclease signature motif containing protein, with translation MGYQGDRFRERTTRELLCDAVALSAKIAVWEAQRVAVVAEVERRCTREDHGFASTKGWLSSVTVVSPGAAGRIVELGAGLAEHPAVAEAFDEGRIAFEHALLIVRFCTKPPKGMPAEALPGCVAALLAAADGPLARTDGVRMAIAKLEAIFETDDQPASEDTDRNELYVSKTLNGRVAIRGDVDAVTGEMLLTALSKYSAPQPASEGTPDARAPRQRRADGLTQLLSMLLAFGDLGVEGGERPHLSVHVHARDLGQDRREEYARRHAGAGATANTRPPQDPHHPDNTDSTDSTDSTDDADDTDGSDDTDDLTDLADRRGIAWSPWMGPLTINTARLLGCDANVTAIVLDEHGAPLSVGRTRRTVTRAQRTALAARDGGCAFPGCGATAAWCEGHHIRHWADGGPTDLDNLVLLCGTHHRLLHTTDWEVTIGKTRHPVFTPPIGVGPVGTCGSALRENRHRSVGHRVSSPAPVP
- a CDS encoding bifunctional riboflavin kinase/FAD synthetase; amino-acid sequence: MLRWRGLDEVPADWGRCVLTIGVFDGVHRGHAQLISRAVEAAHERGIPSVLMTFDPHPMEVVRPGSHPAQLTTLARRAELAEELGIDVFCVMPFTAEFMKLTPERYAHEILVERLHVAEVVVGENFTFGKKAAGNVDLLRRIGSRFGFAVDGVTLLGEHAVTFSSTYIRACVDAGDMAAANEALGRPHRVEGVVVHGDGRGKQLGFPTANVAPPMHSAIPADGVYAAWFTVLGHGEKLGSVIPGERYMAAVSVGTNPTFSGRARTVEAFVLDGEADLYGQHVAVDFVARLRGMTKFDSVDALVEQMGEDAVDARRALSEAGG